In Ailuropoda melanoleuca isolate Jingjing chromosome 4, ASM200744v2, whole genome shotgun sequence, the following proteins share a genomic window:
- the CAMSAP3 gene encoding calmodulin-regulated spectrin-associated protein 3 isoform X2: MNKDKRPTKATAWKGMFAIWRQIAEHVPSELWEPFYTDQYAQEHVKPPVTRLLLSAELYCRAWRQALPQLETPPSPSALLALLARRGTVPALPERPVQEADLRQQPILMGAHLAVIDALMVAFAFEWTKTLPGPLALASLEHKLLFWVDTTIRRLQEKTEQEAAQRASPVAPADGVAPAQPSIRYRKDRAVARRAPCFPSVTTLQDLASGAALAATIHCYCPQLLRLEEVCLKEPMSVADSLYNLQLVQDFCASRLPRGCPLSLEDLLYVPPPLKINLVVLLAEMFMCFEVLKPDFVQAKDLPDGHAASPRATEASPAQNSSGCSSPVFNFRHPLLSPGGPQSPLRGSTGSLKSSPSMSHMEALGKAWNRQLSRPLSQAISFSTPFGLDSDVDVVMGDPVLLRSVSSDSLGPPRPAPARTPVQPSPEPGDLPTIEEALQIIHSAEPRLLPDGAADGSFYLHSPEGSSKLPLASSYPREGASKPLPDGPAKAPTYMPHPEGPLKPSPCPAGEVSKPPALSEGSPKAAASSPAASNSEVKMTSFAERKKQLVRAEAEAGSPAATPTAPEALSSEMSELGARLEEKRRAIEAQKRRIEAIFAKHRQRLGKSAFLQVQPREAGGEAEAEPGPVPGGERPAGEGQGDPSPRPKAVTFSPELGPVPPEGLGDYNRAVSKLSAALSSLQRDMQRLTDQQQRLLAPPEAPGPAPPPAAWVIPGPTVGPRAASPSPARRAPAARRSPGPGPTPRSPKHARPAELRLAPLTRVLTPPHDVDSLPHLRKFSPSQVPVQTRSSILLAEGSPPEPGARPGLIEIPLGSLEEPTAEDEGDGSPPGAEDSLEEEASSEGEPRSGLGFFYKDEDKPEDEMAQKRASLLERQQRRAEEARRRKQWQEAEKEQRREEAARLAQEEVTAGPLAPPAPVAPAAAPAPAARVPAEEEVGPRRGDFTRLEYERRAQLKLMDDLDKVLRPRAAGAGGPGRGGRRAPRPRSGCCDDSALARSPARGLLGSRLSKVYSQSTLSLSTVANEALNNLGVKRPTSQAPSPSGLMSPSRLPGSRERDWENGSNASSPASVPEYTGPRLYKEPSAKSNKFIIHNALSHCCLAGKVNEPQKNRILEEIEKSKANHFLILFRDSSCQFRALYTLSGETEELTRLAGYGPRTVTPAMVEGIYKYNSDRKRFTQIPAKTMSMSVDAFTIQGHLWQSKKPTTPKKGSSTPK; the protein is encoded by the exons ATGAACAAAGACAAAAGACCAACCAAAGCAACAGCCTGGAAGGGAATGTTTGCAATATGGAGACAAATTGCAG AGCACGTGCCCTCGGAGCTGTGGGAGCCCTTCTACACCGACCAGTACGCGCAGGAGCACGTGAAGCCCCCGGTGACGCGGCTGCTGCTCTCGGCCGAGCTCTACTGCCGGGCCTGGCGCCAGGCGCTGCCGCAGCTCGagaccccccccagcccctcggCGCTGCTGGCCCTGCTGGCGCGGAGGGGCACAGTGCCCGCGCTGCCCGAGCGCCCCGTGCAGGAGGCCGACCTGAGGCAGCAGCCCATCCTCATG GGAGCCCATCTAGCTGTCATTGACGCCCTTATGGTTGCCTTCGCCTTCGAGTGGACGAAGACACTGCCCGGTCCTTTGGCCCTGGCCAGCTTGGAGCACAAGCTCCTTTTCTGGGTGGACACG accATCCGGCGGCTGCAGGAGAAGACGGAGCAGGAAGCTGCCCAGAGAGCCTCTCCTGTGGCCCCTGCAGACGGGGTGGCCCCAGCACAGCCCTCG ATCCGATACCGCAAGGACCGAGCTGTGGCCCGACGTGCCCCCTGCTTTCCAAGTGTGACCACGCTCCAGGATCTGGCAAGTGGGGCTGCACTGGCTGCCACAATCCACTGCTATTGTCCTCAGCTCTTGCGACTTGAGG AGGTGTGCCTCAAGGAGCCCATGTCTGTGGCGGACAGCCTCTACAACCTCCAGCTGGTGCAGGACTTCTGCGCCTCCCGCCTTCCTCGTGGCTGCCCGCTGTCCCTCGAGGACCTGCTCTATGTCCCACCGCCCCTCAAG ATCAACCTGGTGGTGCTGCTCGCCGAGATGTTCATGTGCTTTGAGGTGCTGAAACCTGATTTTGTGCAGGCCAAGGACCTGCCTGACGGTCACG CGGCCTCCCCCCGGGCCACGGAGGCCTCTCCCGCTCAGAACAGCAGTGGCTGCAG TTCTCCTGTCTTCAACTTCCGCCACCCGCTCCTGTCACCCGGCGGCCCCCAGTCCCCACTCCGTGGATCCACAG GCTCACTGAAGTCCTCCCCGTCCATGTCCCACATGGAGGCCCTCGGTAAGGCCTGGAACCGTCAGCTCAG CCGTCCCCTTTCCCAGGCGATATCGTTCAGCACCCCCTTTGGCCTGGACAGCGACGTGGATGTCGTCATGGGAGACCCCGTCCTCCTCCGCTCCGTCAGCTCAGACAGCTTGGGCCCCCCGCGCCCCGCGCCGGCCCGGACCCCCGTCCAGCCGTCTCCGGAGCCGGGCGACCTGCCTACCATCGAGGAGGCCTTGCAGATCATCCACAGCGCCGAGCCCCGGCTGCTCCCAGATGGCGCCGCCGACGGCAGCTTCTACCTCCACTCCCCCGAGGGCTCCTCCAAACTGCCGCTGGCTTCCTCCTACCCACGCGAGGGGGCCTCAAAGCCACTGCCCGATGGGCCCGCCAAAGCTCCCACCTACATGCCCCACCCTGAGGGCCCCTTGAAACCATCTCCCTGCCCGGCAGGGGAGGTGTCGAAACCGCCGGCCCTATCTGAGGGCTCCCCGAAGGCGGCAGCTTCGTCCCCAGCGGCCAGCAACTCCGAGGTGAAGATGACCAGCTTTGCGGAACGCAAGAAGCAGCTGGTCAGGGCCGAGGCCGAGGCAGGTTCCCCGGCAGCCACCCCCACAGCCCCAGAGGCCCTGAGCTCAGAGATGAGTGAGCTGGGGGCCCGGCTGGAGGAGAAACGGCGGGCCATCGAGGCTCAGAAGCGACGGATCGAGGCCATCTTTGCCAAGCACCGCCAGCGACTGGGCAAGAGTGCTTTCCTGCAGGTGCAGCCacgggaggctggaggggaggcagaggcggAGCCGGGCCCGGTCCCTGGTGGGGAGCGGCCGGCGGGTGAAGGCCAGGGTGATCCATCCCCACGGCCCAAGGCAGTGACCTTCTCACCCGAACTGGGCCCGGTGCCCCCCGAGGGGCTGGGGGACTATAACCGGGCGGTCAGCAAGCTAAGTGCTGCGCTGAGCTCACTGCAACGGGACATGCAGAGGCTTACGGACCAGCAGCAGCGGCTCCTGGCCCCACCCGAGGCCCCCGGGCCTGCCCCGCCACCTGCTGCATGGGTCATCCCTGGTCCCACAGTGGGTCCCAGAGCCGCATCTCCCAGCCCTGCTCGGCGTGCCCCAGCTGCCCGGCGCAGCCCCGGGCCCGGCCCGACACCCCGAAGCCCGAAACATGCACGGCCAGCAGAGCTGCGGCTAGCACCCCTGACAAGAGTGCTCACACCTCCCCACGATGTAGACAGCCTCCCCCACCTGCGCAAGTTCTCGCCAAGCCAGGTGCCTGTGCAGACACGCTCCTCTATCCTCCTGGCGGAGGGGTCGCCTCCAGAGCCGGGGGCTCGGCCTGGCCTCATCGAGATCCCGCTAGGCAGCCTGGAAGAGCCCACAGCTGAAGACGAGGGAGATGGGAGCCCCCCTGGTGCTGAGGATTCCTTGGAGGAAGAGGCATCTTCCGAGGGGGAGCCCCGGTCAGGGCTGGGATTCTTCTATAAG GATGAAGACAAGCCCGAGGACGAGATGGCCCAGAAGCGGGCCAGCCTGCTGGAACGGCAGCAGCGGCGGGCGGAGGAGGCGCGGCGGCGGAAACAGTGGCAGGAGGCCGAGAAGGAGCAGCGGAGGGAAGAGGCCGCACG GCTGGCCCAGGAGGAGGTGACCGCGGGCCCCCTGGCCCCCCCAGCTCCTGTGGCCCccgcagcagccccagcccctgctgcgAGGGTCCCAGCTGAGGAAGAGGTGGGCCCCAGGCGGGGGGACTTCACTCGACTCGAGTATGAACGCAGGGCCCAGCTGAAGCTGATGGACGACCTTGACAAAGTGCTGCGGCCACGGGCTGCGGGGGCCGGGGGGCCAGGCCGGGGCGGGCGGAGGGCCCCCCGGCCACGCTCTGGTTGCTGTGATGACTCGGCCCTGGCACGAAGCCCTGCCCGTGGCCTGCTGG gctcccggctgagcaaagTCTACTCTCAGTCCACCCTGTCACTGTCCACCGTGGCCAACGAGGCCCTCAATAACCTTGGCGTGAAGAGGCCCACGTCTCA ggctccatccccatCCGGCCTCATGTCCCCCAGCCGCCTGCCTGGCAGCCGTGAGCGCGACTGGGAGAACGGCAGCAACGCCTCATCCCCGGCGTCGGTGCCCGAGTACACAG GTCCACGGCTGTACAAGGAGCCCAGCGCCAAGTCCAACAAGTTCATCATCCACAACGCCCTGTCTCACTGCTGCTTGGCGGGCAAGGTGAACGAACCACAGAAGAACCGCATTCTCGAG GAAATTGAGAAGAGCAAGGCCAACCACTTCCTGATCCTCTTCCGTGACTCGAGCTGCCAGTTCCGGGCGCTCTACACGCTGTCCGGGGAGACGGAGGAGCTGACTCGCCTGGCGGGCTACGGCCCCCGCACGGTCACGCCCGCCATGGTCGAGGGCATCTACAAGTACAACTCGGACCGCAAACGCTTCACCCAGATCCCTGCCAAGACCATGTCCATGAGTGTAGACGCCTTCACCATCCAGGGCCACCTCTGGCAGAGCAAGAAGCCCACGACTCCCAAGAAGGGCAGCAGCACCCCCAAGTAG
- the CAMSAP3 gene encoding calmodulin-regulated spectrin-associated protein 3 isoform X1, whose protein sequence is MNKDKRPTKATAWKGMFAIWRQIAEHVPSELWEPFYTDQYAQEHVKPPVTRLLLSAELYCRAWRQALPQLETPPSPSALLALLARRGTVPALPERPVQEADLRQQPILMGAHLAVIDALMVAFAFEWTKTLPGPLALASLEHKLLFWVDTTIRRLQEKTEQEAAQRASPVAPADGVAPAQPSCPTRWYWKLVPHAIAFCLKESGSKPPMIRYRKDRAVARRAPCFPSVTTLQDLASGAALAATIHCYCPQLLRLEEVCLKEPMSVADSLYNLQLVQDFCASRLPRGCPLSLEDLLYVPPPLKINLVVLLAEMFMCFEVLKPDFVQAKDLPDGHAASPRATEASPAQNSSGCSSPVFNFRHPLLSPGGPQSPLRGSTGSLKSSPSMSHMEALGKAWNRQLSRPLSQAISFSTPFGLDSDVDVVMGDPVLLRSVSSDSLGPPRPAPARTPVQPSPEPGDLPTIEEALQIIHSAEPRLLPDGAADGSFYLHSPEGSSKLPLASSYPREGASKPLPDGPAKAPTYMPHPEGPLKPSPCPAGEVSKPPALSEGSPKAAASSPAASNSEVKMTSFAERKKQLVRAEAEAGSPAATPTAPEALSSEMSELGARLEEKRRAIEAQKRRIEAIFAKHRQRLGKSAFLQVQPREAGGEAEAEPGPVPGGERPAGEGQGDPSPRPKAVTFSPELGPVPPEGLGDYNRAVSKLSAALSSLQRDMQRLTDQQQRLLAPPEAPGPAPPPAAWVIPGPTVGPRAASPSPARRAPAARRSPGPGPTPRSPKHARPAELRLAPLTRVLTPPHDVDSLPHLRKFSPSQVPVQTRSSILLAEGSPPEPGARPGLIEIPLGSLEEPTAEDEGDGSPPGAEDSLEEEASSEGEPRSGLGFFYKDEDKPEDEMAQKRASLLERQQRRAEEARRRKQWQEAEKEQRREEAARLAQEEVTAGPLAPPAPVAPAAAPAPAARVPAEEEVGPRRGDFTRLEYERRAQLKLMDDLDKVLRPRAAGAGGPGRGGRRAPRPRSGCCDDSALARSPARGLLGSRLSKVYSQSTLSLSTVANEALNNLGVKRPTSQAPSPSGLMSPSRLPGSRERDWENGSNASSPASVPEYTGPRLYKEPSAKSNKFIIHNALSHCCLAGKVNEPQKNRILEEIEKSKANHFLILFRDSSCQFRALYTLSGETEELTRLAGYGPRTVTPAMVEGIYKYNSDRKRFTQIPAKTMSMSVDAFTIQGHLWQSKKPTTPKKGSSTPK, encoded by the exons ATGAACAAAGACAAAAGACCAACCAAAGCAACAGCCTGGAAGGGAATGTTTGCAATATGGAGACAAATTGCAG AGCACGTGCCCTCGGAGCTGTGGGAGCCCTTCTACACCGACCAGTACGCGCAGGAGCACGTGAAGCCCCCGGTGACGCGGCTGCTGCTCTCGGCCGAGCTCTACTGCCGGGCCTGGCGCCAGGCGCTGCCGCAGCTCGagaccccccccagcccctcggCGCTGCTGGCCCTGCTGGCGCGGAGGGGCACAGTGCCCGCGCTGCCCGAGCGCCCCGTGCAGGAGGCCGACCTGAGGCAGCAGCCCATCCTCATG GGAGCCCATCTAGCTGTCATTGACGCCCTTATGGTTGCCTTCGCCTTCGAGTGGACGAAGACACTGCCCGGTCCTTTGGCCCTGGCCAGCTTGGAGCACAAGCTCCTTTTCTGGGTGGACACG accATCCGGCGGCTGCAGGAGAAGACGGAGCAGGAAGCTGCCCAGAGAGCCTCTCCTGTGGCCCCTGCAGACGGGGTGGCCCCAGCACAGCCCTCG TGCCCTACACGCTGGTACTGGAAGCTGGTTCCT caCGCAATTGCCTTCTGTTTGAAGGAGTCGGGGAGCAAACCCCCCATG ATCCGATACCGCAAGGACCGAGCTGTGGCCCGACGTGCCCCCTGCTTTCCAAGTGTGACCACGCTCCAGGATCTGGCAAGTGGGGCTGCACTGGCTGCCACAATCCACTGCTATTGTCCTCAGCTCTTGCGACTTGAGG AGGTGTGCCTCAAGGAGCCCATGTCTGTGGCGGACAGCCTCTACAACCTCCAGCTGGTGCAGGACTTCTGCGCCTCCCGCCTTCCTCGTGGCTGCCCGCTGTCCCTCGAGGACCTGCTCTATGTCCCACCGCCCCTCAAG ATCAACCTGGTGGTGCTGCTCGCCGAGATGTTCATGTGCTTTGAGGTGCTGAAACCTGATTTTGTGCAGGCCAAGGACCTGCCTGACGGTCACG CGGCCTCCCCCCGGGCCACGGAGGCCTCTCCCGCTCAGAACAGCAGTGGCTGCAG TTCTCCTGTCTTCAACTTCCGCCACCCGCTCCTGTCACCCGGCGGCCCCCAGTCCCCACTCCGTGGATCCACAG GCTCACTGAAGTCCTCCCCGTCCATGTCCCACATGGAGGCCCTCGGTAAGGCCTGGAACCGTCAGCTCAG CCGTCCCCTTTCCCAGGCGATATCGTTCAGCACCCCCTTTGGCCTGGACAGCGACGTGGATGTCGTCATGGGAGACCCCGTCCTCCTCCGCTCCGTCAGCTCAGACAGCTTGGGCCCCCCGCGCCCCGCGCCGGCCCGGACCCCCGTCCAGCCGTCTCCGGAGCCGGGCGACCTGCCTACCATCGAGGAGGCCTTGCAGATCATCCACAGCGCCGAGCCCCGGCTGCTCCCAGATGGCGCCGCCGACGGCAGCTTCTACCTCCACTCCCCCGAGGGCTCCTCCAAACTGCCGCTGGCTTCCTCCTACCCACGCGAGGGGGCCTCAAAGCCACTGCCCGATGGGCCCGCCAAAGCTCCCACCTACATGCCCCACCCTGAGGGCCCCTTGAAACCATCTCCCTGCCCGGCAGGGGAGGTGTCGAAACCGCCGGCCCTATCTGAGGGCTCCCCGAAGGCGGCAGCTTCGTCCCCAGCGGCCAGCAACTCCGAGGTGAAGATGACCAGCTTTGCGGAACGCAAGAAGCAGCTGGTCAGGGCCGAGGCCGAGGCAGGTTCCCCGGCAGCCACCCCCACAGCCCCAGAGGCCCTGAGCTCAGAGATGAGTGAGCTGGGGGCCCGGCTGGAGGAGAAACGGCGGGCCATCGAGGCTCAGAAGCGACGGATCGAGGCCATCTTTGCCAAGCACCGCCAGCGACTGGGCAAGAGTGCTTTCCTGCAGGTGCAGCCacgggaggctggaggggaggcagaggcggAGCCGGGCCCGGTCCCTGGTGGGGAGCGGCCGGCGGGTGAAGGCCAGGGTGATCCATCCCCACGGCCCAAGGCAGTGACCTTCTCACCCGAACTGGGCCCGGTGCCCCCCGAGGGGCTGGGGGACTATAACCGGGCGGTCAGCAAGCTAAGTGCTGCGCTGAGCTCACTGCAACGGGACATGCAGAGGCTTACGGACCAGCAGCAGCGGCTCCTGGCCCCACCCGAGGCCCCCGGGCCTGCCCCGCCACCTGCTGCATGGGTCATCCCTGGTCCCACAGTGGGTCCCAGAGCCGCATCTCCCAGCCCTGCTCGGCGTGCCCCAGCTGCCCGGCGCAGCCCCGGGCCCGGCCCGACACCCCGAAGCCCGAAACATGCACGGCCAGCAGAGCTGCGGCTAGCACCCCTGACAAGAGTGCTCACACCTCCCCACGATGTAGACAGCCTCCCCCACCTGCGCAAGTTCTCGCCAAGCCAGGTGCCTGTGCAGACACGCTCCTCTATCCTCCTGGCGGAGGGGTCGCCTCCAGAGCCGGGGGCTCGGCCTGGCCTCATCGAGATCCCGCTAGGCAGCCTGGAAGAGCCCACAGCTGAAGACGAGGGAGATGGGAGCCCCCCTGGTGCTGAGGATTCCTTGGAGGAAGAGGCATCTTCCGAGGGGGAGCCCCGGTCAGGGCTGGGATTCTTCTATAAG GATGAAGACAAGCCCGAGGACGAGATGGCCCAGAAGCGGGCCAGCCTGCTGGAACGGCAGCAGCGGCGGGCGGAGGAGGCGCGGCGGCGGAAACAGTGGCAGGAGGCCGAGAAGGAGCAGCGGAGGGAAGAGGCCGCACG GCTGGCCCAGGAGGAGGTGACCGCGGGCCCCCTGGCCCCCCCAGCTCCTGTGGCCCccgcagcagccccagcccctgctgcgAGGGTCCCAGCTGAGGAAGAGGTGGGCCCCAGGCGGGGGGACTTCACTCGACTCGAGTATGAACGCAGGGCCCAGCTGAAGCTGATGGACGACCTTGACAAAGTGCTGCGGCCACGGGCTGCGGGGGCCGGGGGGCCAGGCCGGGGCGGGCGGAGGGCCCCCCGGCCACGCTCTGGTTGCTGTGATGACTCGGCCCTGGCACGAAGCCCTGCCCGTGGCCTGCTGG gctcccggctgagcaaagTCTACTCTCAGTCCACCCTGTCACTGTCCACCGTGGCCAACGAGGCCCTCAATAACCTTGGCGTGAAGAGGCCCACGTCTCA ggctccatccccatCCGGCCTCATGTCCCCCAGCCGCCTGCCTGGCAGCCGTGAGCGCGACTGGGAGAACGGCAGCAACGCCTCATCCCCGGCGTCGGTGCCCGAGTACACAG GTCCACGGCTGTACAAGGAGCCCAGCGCCAAGTCCAACAAGTTCATCATCCACAACGCCCTGTCTCACTGCTGCTTGGCGGGCAAGGTGAACGAACCACAGAAGAACCGCATTCTCGAG GAAATTGAGAAGAGCAAGGCCAACCACTTCCTGATCCTCTTCCGTGACTCGAGCTGCCAGTTCCGGGCGCTCTACACGCTGTCCGGGGAGACGGAGGAGCTGACTCGCCTGGCGGGCTACGGCCCCCGCACGGTCACGCCCGCCATGGTCGAGGGCATCTACAAGTACAACTCGGACCGCAAACGCTTCACCCAGATCCCTGCCAAGACCATGTCCATGAGTGTAGACGCCTTCACCATCCAGGGCCACCTCTGGCAGAGCAAGAAGCCCACGACTCCCAAGAAGGGCAGCAGCACCCCCAAGTAG